The Romeriopsis navalis LEGE 11480 sequence AAAAGTCTTGCGAAATAGGGGCTGCGCCTGTCTGGCGCGCAATTTTTCAGACAAATTCAGATAGATACTTGAAAGTAGAGGTTATCGATGGCACGGGTTAAACGTGGAAATGTGGCGCGTAAGCGTCGCAAGAAGGTATTAAAGCTGGCAAAAGGCTTCCGGGGTTCCCACTCACGGTTGTTCCGGATTGCGAACCAGCAGGTCATGAAAGCATTGCGCAATGCTTATCGCGACCGGCGCAAGCGCAAGCGCGATTTTCGCCGTTTGTGGATTACGCGGATCAACGCCGCATCTCGCTCCCATGGCATGAGCTACAGCCAATTGATTGGCA is a genomic window containing:
- the rplT gene encoding 50S ribosomal protein L20, giving the protein MARVKRGNVARKRRKKVLKLAKGFRGSHSRLFRIANQQVMKALRNAYRDRRKRKRDFRRLWITRINAASRSHGMSYSQLIGKLKKANVEINRKMLAQLAVLDPAGFEQIVEIAKKV